The genomic window aagaggggggagagagagtccTGTTGCAGCACTACACATCAAACAAAACAGTAGAGAGAAAATGTAATGGACAAgtttaaaaaaaaaaaagagcatacgcgcacacgcactgcaaGAAAGAAGTACGCATATTGTGAATTGCACTGGAGCAAAGGCGAAAACACACAGCGAGAAGGCAACACACGTCATCCGGGCGCACCCCGACCCTCCCACACTTCAgaaaaagacacacacgcagctggcctcctcttcctctcacACTGCCGCCGACCCTGCACCCGCGAGCAACCAGCGCAGACGAACATTCGCCTTCTTCACTCCGGAAAGCAGGCNNNNNNNNNNNNNNNNNNNNNNNNNNNNNNNNNNNNNNNNNNNNNNNNNNNNNNNNNNNNNNNNNNNNNNNNNNNNNNNNNNNNNNNNNNNNNNNNNNNNTGCGCACGACTGGTGCGGTCGAAGCGAGTTCCCCGGTGGATGCCGTTTCGCGGACGACTAGGAAGAGAAATGGAAAGAAACCCTTTCGGAAGAAGCAGGAGGACGTGGCGGACAGGGAGAAAAACAGAGGTGAGTCGCGTCTCCGCTGACTCACAATCTACAATCGGCTGTTCGGCAAGAACACTTCGCTTCTAagcgtggcagcggccgcacAGAAATTGGGCATGCAGAAAACAGCGGCGTCAAGATAAGAACGTTTCCGGTGGTAAAACAAAcgcaaagagaagagaagcagagagagcgctaaggcagagagagcgctaaggcagagagagcgctaaggcagagagagcgctaaggcagagagagcgctaaggcagagagagcgctAAGGCAGAGAGGtccacagaaaaaaaaatacaacaGTTAAAAGGGCCACCACTGGTTGACAAGACACAGCAATGAAGCAACTCGCATCGCTACATGATTCACACGTGGCACACGTGCCGACTGCCTATACACTGGAGCAAATTTAGACGAAGCTGAAGTACACAGTGGAAATGGTGCCAAAGACAATCGCAATGACGCCGGAGATCAGCAGAAAGTAGGTGCCGAGGTAGTGCCAGATCCCCACGGACTTGAGGCTCCAGTTGCCAGCGTACATGACATACAACGCCGGGAGGATAAAACCAATGAAGCCGCCAGAGAGGGAGCCGGCGAGGCCAAAGACGATGTTGATATCGGACACGACTAGGCCGAGGACGAAAGCGGCGATGGCGATTGGTACGCTCACCAGCGTGTGCTTCCAGTACGGCATCGTCTCCACGTCCCAGTGCAGCACCTGAAAGAGGGCTGTGCGACAGGCGAGCATGTCCAgcgagaaggcggcgcaCAGCTTCACAATAAGACCAATAAAGACAACAAAGAATATGGGGCTCTGGTACGGGTTGTACTTGTCGAGGATGTTGCCCTGTAGAGAAGGTCCAAACTCCGCGTACCCGAAGAAGCCAGTGAGGAAGTAGAGCGTTCCACAGAAGCTGCAGCTCAGGATCGCTTGAAGCGTGACCTTACGCGTTGTACTGTTAGTGTTCTCGAGGATGATGCGGCCGACGTTCACCTGGCACAAGTAGCTAAAGCAGAAGATGGACAGTCCCGAGACGGCTGCGTTGCCGGGACGCACTGTGGCGAGGTCTTTGCGGATGCCGCCCTTGAACCCGTACGCGATGGAGTGGTAGACAACACAGACGACAAAGATCATGATGGAGAGCACACCAATGGCGGAGGCGTAGCGGAGGGAGTTAACTCTCTTAGGtagcaccagcggcagcataAATAGCAGCCAGACGGCGGTCATGATGCAGCGCCGGCCGTTCTTCTGCTGCAGAAATGGCGGCACCGTAGGGTGGGCGAGGATCGGCTTGAAGATGTCCCCAATGGCAACCACGAAACCAATCGCCCCACCTAAGCAGAGAATCCACATGAGTATGGCGACAATAATGTCGCCACCGCGACCGAAGAGAGCGCGGGCAAGTCCCTCGAAGCTGTAGATGCCGGTCTTCTGCATGGCAATGGATAG from Leishmania braziliensis MHOM/BR/75/M2904 complete genome, chromosome 31 includes these protein-coding regions:
- the AAT25.2 gene encoding putative amino acid transporter aATP11; this translates as MSGNRESLLDIHKMDEVELQGRHHSDHYEAPAAQPVDVEPNWRDVGVVNETSKRRSQTALFDFSEAPAKKTVDDIDGATESRELSSAMVPDEAKGAGTKQRRNIFARVFDAIIPNGGLLSGAFNLACVTLGAGIMSIPSAFNTSGIVMAVVYLIIITSLTVYSITQLSIAMQKTGIYSFEGLARALFGRGGDIIVAILMWILCLGGAIGFVVAIGDIFKPILAHPTVPPFLQQKNGRRCIMTAVWLLFMLPLVLPKRVNSLRYASAIGVLSIMIFVVCVVYHSIAYGFKGGIRKDLATVRPGNAAVSGLSIFCFSYLCQVNVGRIILENTNSTTRKVTLQAILSCSFCGTLYFLTGFFGYAEFGPSLQGNILDKYNPYQSPIFFVVFIGLIVKLCAAFSLDMLACRTALFQVLHWDVETMPYWKHTLVSVPIAIAAFVLGLVVSDINIVFGLAGSLSGGFIGFILPALYVMYAGNWSLKSVGIWHYLGTYFLLISGVIAIVFGTISTVYFSFV